From Brochothrix thermosphacta DSM 20171 = FSL F6-1036, a single genomic window includes:
- the rpsL gene encoding 30S ribosomal protein S12, with translation MPTINQLVRKPRKASVSKSKSPALGKTYNSFKKAQSNVNSPQKRGVCTRVGTMTPRKPNSALRKYARVRLTNSIEVTAYIPGIGHNLQEHSVVLIRGGRVKDLAGVRYHIVRGALDTAGVDGRLQSRSKYGTKKPKK, from the coding sequence ATGCCTACTATTAACCAATTGGTACGTAAGCCGCGTAAAGCGTCTGTATCAAAATCAAAATCACCAGCATTAGGTAAAACTTACAACAGCTTCAAAAAAGCGCAATCAAACGTGAACTCTCCACAAAAACGTGGTGTATGTACGCGTGTTGGTACGATGACACCTCGTAAACCTAACTCGGCTTTACGTAAATATGCACGTGTTCGTTTGACTAACTCAATCGAAGTAACTGCATACATTCCAGGTATCGGTCACAACTTACAAGAACATAGTGTTGTTCTTATTCGTGGGGGACGCGTAAAAGATTTAGCTGGAGTACGTTATCACATCGTTCGTGGTGCTTTAGATACTGCAGGAGTAGACGGTCGTCTACAATCGCGTTCTAAATACGGAACTAAGAAACCTAAAAAATAA
- the rpsG gene encoding 30S ribosomal protein S7 has product MPRKGPVQKRDVLPDPMYNSKLVTRLINKMMVDGKRGKSQAILYSAFAKIESTTGTPAMEVFDQAINNIMPVLEVKARRVGGANYQVPIEVRPDRRSTLGLRWLVNYSRLRGEKTMEERLANEIMDAANNTGAAVKKREDTHKMAEANKAFAHYRW; this is encoded by the coding sequence ATGCCTCGTAAAGGTCCTGTTCAAAAGCGTGACGTTTTACCAGATCCAATGTACAACTCGAAATTGGTAACTCGTTTAATCAACAAAATGATGGTTGATGGTAAGCGCGGAAAATCACAAGCAATTTTATACTCAGCATTTGCTAAGATTGAATCAACTACTGGAACTCCAGCAATGGAAGTATTTGACCAAGCAATCAACAACATTATGCCAGTACTTGAAGTTAAAGCACGCCGTGTCGGTGGAGCTAACTACCAAGTGCCAATCGAAGTTCGTCCAGATCGTCGTTCAACTCTAGGGTTGCGTTGGTTAGTAAACTATTCACGTCTTCGTGGAGAGAAAACAATGGAAGAACGTTTAGCTAACGAAATCATGGATGCTGCTAACAACACTGGAGCAGCTGTTAAGAAACGTGAAGATACACACAAAATGGCTGAAGCCAACAAAGCTTTCGCTCACTACCGCTGGTAG
- the fusA gene encoding elongation factor G, whose product MKREFSLENTRNIGIMAHIDAGKTTVTERILFYTGKIHKIGETHDGGAQMDWMEQEQERGITITSAATTAAWKNHRINIIDTPGHVDFTVEVERSLRVLDGAVAVLDAQSGVEPQTETVWRQATTYGVPRIVFINKMDKIGADFLYSLGTLHDRLDANAGAIQLPIGAEDTFKGVVDLVEMQAYLYENELGDDPHTVAIPEDMQELAEEYRDKLVESIADVDEAIMEKYLEGEEVSTPELKAAIRRATLAVEFYPVVCGTAFKNKGVQPMLDAVLAYLPAPTDVPAIEGTTMDGEPTSRPSSDEAEFSALAFKVMTDPYVGRLTFFRVYSGVLQSGSYVLNSSKDKRERVGRILQMHANHREEIPEIHAGDIAAAVGLKNTTTGDTLCDEKHPVILESMEFPEPVISVAIEPKSKADQDKMGQALVKLAEEDPTFRAETDQETGQTIISGMGELHLDIIVDRMRREFNVEANVGDPQVSYRESFKTSASVQGKFVRQSGGKGQYGDVWVEFSPNEEGKGFEFENAIVGGVVPREYIPAVEKGLADSMANGQLAGYPLIDVKAKLYDGSYHDVDSNETAFRVAASYALREAYKKCNPALLEPIELVEVVMPEEYLGDIMGDITSRRGRVDGMEARGNAQVVRAFVPLSNMFGYATDLRSKTQGRGVYSMQFDHYEEVPKSVAEEIIKANKGE is encoded by the coding sequence ATGAAAAGAGAGTTCTCCTTAGAAAATACGCGTAACATTGGTATTATGGCTCATATCGATGCTGGTAAAACTACTGTTACAGAACGTATTCTCTTTTATACAGGTAAAATCCACAAAATTGGCGAAACACACGATGGTGGCGCGCAAATGGACTGGATGGAACAAGAGCAAGAACGTGGTATCACTATCACTTCTGCTGCAACAACAGCTGCATGGAAAAATCACCGTATCAACATTATCGATACACCAGGACACGTAGACTTCACTGTTGAAGTTGAACGTTCTTTACGTGTACTTGATGGTGCTGTGGCAGTACTTGATGCTCAATCAGGTGTTGAACCACAAACTGAAACAGTATGGCGTCAAGCTACTACTTACGGTGTTCCTCGTATTGTATTCATCAACAAAATGGATAAAATCGGAGCAGACTTCTTATACTCTTTAGGTACATTACATGACCGTTTGGATGCAAATGCAGGCGCAATTCAATTACCTATCGGTGCAGAAGATACGTTCAAAGGTGTTGTCGATTTAGTTGAGATGCAAGCTTATCTTTATGAAAATGAGTTAGGTGACGATCCTCATACTGTTGCTATCCCAGAAGATATGCAAGAGTTAGCTGAAGAGTACCGTGATAAATTAGTTGAGTCTATTGCAGACGTTGATGAAGCTATCATGGAAAAATACTTAGAAGGCGAAGAAGTTTCTACTCCTGAGCTTAAAGCTGCGATCCGTCGCGCAACACTTGCGGTAGAATTCTACCCTGTAGTTTGTGGTACTGCATTCAAAAACAAAGGTGTTCAACCAATGTTAGATGCTGTACTTGCTTACTTACCAGCTCCAACTGATGTACCTGCAATCGAAGGTACAACAATGGATGGCGAGCCAACTTCTCGTCCTTCATCAGATGAAGCAGAATTTTCTGCTTTAGCATTTAAAGTTATGACAGACCCTTATGTTGGTCGTTTAACATTCTTCCGTGTATACTCTGGTGTTTTACAATCCGGTTCTTACGTATTGAACTCATCTAAAGATAAACGTGAACGTGTTGGTCGTATTCTTCAAATGCATGCAAATCACCGTGAAGAGATTCCTGAAATCCACGCTGGTGATATCGCTGCTGCTGTAGGACTTAAAAACACAACTACTGGTGATACTCTATGTGACGAGAAACATCCCGTTATCTTAGAATCAATGGAATTCCCAGAACCAGTAATCTCGGTTGCTATTGAGCCTAAATCAAAAGCAGATCAAGATAAAATGGGTCAAGCTTTAGTTAAATTAGCTGAAGAAGATCCAACTTTCCGCGCTGAAACTGACCAAGAAACTGGTCAAACAATCATCTCTGGTATGGGTGAACTTCACTTAGATATCATTGTTGATCGTATGCGTCGTGAATTTAACGTTGAAGCTAACGTTGGTGATCCACAAGTTTCTTACCGTGAGTCATTCAAAACTTCAGCATCAGTTCAAGGTAAATTCGTTCGTCAATCAGGTGGTAAAGGTCAATACGGTGACGTATGGGTTGAGTTCTCTCCTAATGAAGAAGGAAAAGGCTTTGAATTTGAAAACGCAATCGTTGGTGGTGTTGTTCCTCGTGAGTACATCCCAGCAGTTGAAAAAGGTTTAGCAGACTCAATGGCCAATGGTCAATTAGCTGGTTACCCATTAATCGATGTTAAAGCTAAGCTTTATGATGGTTCTTACCATGATGTCGATTCAAATGAGACAGCTTTCCGTGTCGCTGCATCTTACGCATTGCGTGAAGCTTACAAAAAATGTAACCCTGCATTGTTAGAACCAATTGAACTTGTTGAGGTAGTAATGCCTGAAGAGTATCTTGGTGATATCATGGGTGACATCACAAGTCGTCGTGGTCGTGTAGACGGTATGGAAGCTCGTGGAAACGCTCAAGTTGTCCGCGCATTCGTACCATTATCTAACATGTTTGGATATGCTACTGACTTACGTTCTAAGACTCAAGGTCGTGGTGTTTATTCTATGCAGTTTGATCATTATGAAGAAGTTCCTAAATCTGTAGCTGAAGAAATCATTAAAGCCAATAAAGGTGAATAA
- the tuf gene encoding elongation factor Tu yields MAKEKFDRSKAHVNVGTIGHVDHGKTTLTAAITTVLSKKGFAEASAYDAIDGAPEERERGITISTAHVEYETETRHYAHVDCPGHADYVKNMITGAAQMDGGILVVSAADGPMPQTREHILLSRQVGVPYIVVFLNKCDMVDDEELLELVEMEVRDLLSEYDFPGDDIPIIQGSALKALQGEPEYEAKIDELMAAVDSYIPTPERDTDKPFMMPVEDVFSITGRGTVATGRVERGVIKVADEIEIVGIHDTKKSVVTGVEMFRKLLDYAEAGDNIGALLRGVSREDIERGQVLAKPGTITPHTSFTAEVYVLSKEEGGRHTPFFNNYRPQFYFRTSDVTGSITLPEGTEMVMPGDNVSITVELHAPIAIEDGTKFSIREGGRTVGAGVVASINK; encoded by the coding sequence ATGGCAAAAGAAAAATTCGATCGCTCAAAAGCCCATGTAAACGTTGGTACTATCGGACACGTTGACCATGGTAAAACTACTTTAACTGCAGCTATTACAACTGTATTATCTAAGAAAGGTTTCGCAGAAGCTTCAGCATACGACGCTATCGATGGCGCTCCTGAAGAACGTGAACGTGGGATTACTATCTCAACTGCACACGTTGAATACGAAACTGAAACTCGTCACTACGCTCACGTTGACTGTCCTGGACACGCGGATTATGTTAAAAACATGATCACTGGTGCTGCTCAAATGGATGGTGGTATCTTAGTAGTATCTGCTGCTGATGGTCCAATGCCTCAAACACGTGAACACATTTTACTTTCTCGTCAAGTTGGTGTTCCTTACATCGTTGTATTCTTAAACAAATGCGACATGGTTGATGATGAAGAATTATTAGAATTAGTTGAAATGGAAGTTCGTGACTTATTAAGCGAATATGACTTCCCTGGTGATGATATTCCAATCATCCAAGGTTCAGCTCTTAAAGCATTACAAGGAGAACCAGAATACGAAGCTAAAATCGACGAATTGATGGCAGCTGTAGATTCTTATATCCCAACTCCAGAACGTGACACTGACAAACCATTCATGATGCCAGTTGAGGATGTATTCTCAATCACTGGACGTGGAACTGTTGCTACAGGCCGTGTTGAACGTGGTGTTATCAAAGTTGCTGACGAGATCGAAATCGTTGGTATCCACGATACTAAAAAATCAGTTGTTACTGGTGTTGAAATGTTCCGTAAATTGTTAGATTACGCTGAAGCTGGCGATAACATTGGTGCATTATTACGTGGTGTTTCTCGTGAAGATATCGAGCGTGGACAAGTACTTGCTAAACCAGGTACTATCACTCCTCATACTTCTTTCACTGCAGAAGTATACGTATTATCTAAAGAAGAGGGTGGACGTCATACTCCATTCTTCAACAACTACCGTCCACAATTCTACTTCCGTACTTCTGACGTAACTGGTTCAATCACGTTACCAGAAGGTACTGAAATGGTTATGCCTGGTGATAACGTTTCTATCACTGTAGAATTACACGCTCCAATCGCTATCGAAGATGGTACTAAATTCTCTATCCGTGAGGGTGGACGTACTGTTGGTGCTGGTGTTGTAGCATCAATCAACAAATAA
- a CDS encoding alpha/beta hydrolase has protein sequence MKKIYNRRNGFFVTLLLVVVVMLSACGPRSSDQSTAGEKASAKQPSIDEPMSAVVFIHGYNGSENSMAPMIKRLAKKEKSFASGVTFTIEPNGSYEKKGEFVAHKKNLVNVVYADSQTEAATEGEQLATVMSALREAGIKTVDFVAHSMGGTTITYYLESQPDETKVPKVEKFVAIGTPFAWAGTAAASENNVLEQNKVDLPTNLSVYGIIGNVGDESDGTVPYADAHFAKRLFANYQEAIITGDKAAHSKLRNNDKVDEIILRFLTN, from the coding sequence ATGAAGAAAATATATAATAGAAGAAACGGGTTTTTTGTAACACTGTTGCTTGTTGTTGTCGTTATGCTAAGCGCATGCGGACCTAGGAGCAGTGATCAATCAACTGCAGGGGAAAAGGCATCCGCAAAACAACCAAGCATTGACGAGCCGATGAGTGCTGTTGTATTTATTCATGGGTACAACGGATCTGAGAATAGTATGGCACCGATGATCAAGCGCCTTGCTAAAAAAGAAAAGTCCTTTGCTAGTGGTGTAACGTTTACAATTGAACCAAATGGTAGTTACGAGAAAAAAGGTGAGTTTGTTGCTCATAAAAAGAATCTCGTTAATGTAGTGTATGCTGATAGCCAAACAGAGGCAGCTACCGAAGGTGAACAACTCGCAACAGTGATGAGTGCTTTGCGTGAGGCGGGGATAAAGACTGTTGATTTTGTAGCTCATTCTATGGGAGGGACAACAATCACGTATTATCTTGAATCTCAACCAGATGAAACAAAAGTGCCGAAAGTGGAAAAGTTTGTTGCAATTGGAACGCCGTTTGCTTGGGCAGGAACAGCTGCAGCGTCTGAAAACAATGTATTGGAACAAAATAAAGTGGATTTGCCGACTAATCTGTCAGTTTATGGTATTATAGGGAATGTTGGTGATGAATCAGATGGTACAGTACCATATGCTGATGCGCATTTCGCTAAACGTTTGTTTGCTAATTATCAAGAGGCGATTATAACAGGTGATAAAGCAGCGCATAGTAAGTTACGCAACAATGATAAAGTGGATGAAATTATTCTGCGATTTTTGACGAACTAA
- the rpsJ gene encoding 30S ribosomal protein S10 encodes MAKQQIRIRLKAYDHRILDQSAEKIVETAKRAGAEVSGPIPLPTERSVYTVIRATHKYKDSREQFEMRTHKRLIDIVNPTPKTVDSLMRLDLPSGVDIEIKL; translated from the coding sequence ATGGCAAAACAACAAATTCGTATTCGTTTAAAAGCTTATGACCACCGTATTTTAGATCAGTCAGCAGAAAAAATCGTTGAAACAGCGAAACGTGCAGGTGCGGAGGTATCTGGCCCGATTCCGTTGCCAACAGAACGTTCTGTATATACTGTTATCCGTGCGACTCACAAGTATAAAGATTCTCGTGAGCAGTTCGAAATGCGTACTCACAAACGTTTAATCGATATCGTAAACCCAACACCAAAAACAGTTGACTCGTTAATGCGTCTTGACTTACCAAGTGGTGTGGACATCGAAATCAAATTATAA
- the rplC gene encoding 50S ribosomal protein L3 produces the protein MTKGILGKKVGMTQIFTANGELIPVTVIEATPNVVLQKKTVETDGYEAIQLGFDTKREKLSNKPEQGHASKANTAPKRFVKEFDGVSLDEYEVGSEIKVDIFAAGDVVDVTGTSKGKGFQGSIKRHGQSRGPMSHGSRYHRRPGSMGPVAPNRVFKNKKLPGQMGGTQITIQNLEVVQIDSERNLILIKGNVPGPKKSLIQIKKALKA, from the coding sequence ATGACTAAAGGAATCTTAGGTAAAAAAGTAGGTATGACACAAATTTTTACTGCTAACGGTGAATTAATTCCAGTAACTGTAATCGAAGCAACTCCAAACGTTGTTTTACAAAAGAAAACAGTTGAAACTGATGGCTATGAAGCTATTCAACTTGGATTTGACACTAAGCGTGAAAAATTGTCGAACAAACCAGAGCAAGGTCATGCAAGTAAAGCTAATACTGCTCCTAAGCGCTTCGTTAAAGAATTTGACGGCGTTAGCTTAGACGAGTATGAAGTTGGTTCAGAAATCAAGGTTGATATATTCGCAGCAGGTGACGTCGTTGATGTTACAGGTACTTCGAAAGGTAAAGGTTTCCAAGGCTCAATTAAACGCCATGGTCAATCACGTGGACCTATGTCTCACGGTAGCCGTTATCATCGTCGTCCTGGTTCAATGGGTCCCGTTGCACCTAACCGCGTATTCAAAAATAAAAAACTTCCAGGACAAATGGGTGGTACTCAAATTACAATCCAAAACCTTGAAGTTGTACAAATCGACTCAGAACGTAACTTGATCTTGATCAAAGGAAACGTACCTGGTCCTAAAAAATCTTTAATCCAAATTAAAAAAGCTTTAAAAGCTTAA
- the rplD gene encoding 50S ribosomal protein L4 yields the protein MPKVALLKQDGTNAGELTLNDSIFGIEPNENVVFDAIIMQRASLRQGNHKVKNRSEVRGGGRKPWRQKGTGRARQGSIRSPQWVGGGVVFGPTPRSYSYKLPKKVRRLALKSVLSDKVANEKLVALEGLAFDAPKTKDFIAALAGLKIEGKTLVVIDDASVNAEISARNLQGVTVVKADGINVLDIVAHDNLIITKSAVEKIEEVLA from the coding sequence ATGCCTAAAGTAGCACTTTTAAAACAAGATGGTACAAACGCTGGTGAGTTAACACTAAATGATTCTATTTTTGGAATCGAGCCTAACGAAAATGTCGTATTCGATGCAATTATTATGCAACGTGCTTCATTACGTCAAGGTAACCATAAGGTTAAAAATCGCTCTGAAGTACGTGGTGGTGGTCGTAAGCCATGGCGTCAAAAAGGAACTGGACGTGCGCGTCAAGGTTCTATCCGCTCACCTCAATGGGTTGGTGGTGGTGTTGTATTCGGTCCTACTCCACGTAGTTACTCTTACAAATTACCTAAAAAAGTTCGTCGTTTAGCTCTTAAATCAGTTTTATCTGACAAAGTTGCAAACGAAAAATTGGTAGCTTTAGAAGGCTTAGCTTTCGATGCACCAAAAACTAAAGATTTTATCGCAGCATTAGCTGGTCTTAAAATCGAAGGTAAAACATTAGTAGTCATTGATGACGCTAGTGTAAATGCAGAAATCTCTGCACGTAACCTTCAAGGAGTTACAGTTGTCAAAGCAGACGGAATTAACGTATTAGATATCGTTGCACACGATAACCTAATCATTACTAAATCTGCTGTTGAAAAAATAGAGGAGGTGCTTGCATAA
- the rplW gene encoding 50S ribosomal protein L23, whose product MDARDIIKRPVITEQSMTFVEENKYVFEVDVKANKVAVKKAIEEIFDVKVAKVNVLNYKAKFKRMGKYAGYTNKRRKAVITLAEGSKEITLFEN is encoded by the coding sequence ATGGATGCACGTGACATCATTAAGCGCCCAGTCATCACTGAACAATCAATGACTTTCGTTGAAGAAAACAAATATGTTTTCGAAGTAGACGTTAAAGCTAACAAAGTAGCTGTCAAAAAAGCTATCGAAGAAATTTTCGATGTTAAAGTTGCTAAAGTTAACGTTTTAAACTACAAAGCGAAATTTAAACGTATGGGTAAATACGCTGGTTATACTAATAAACGCCGTAAAGCGGTTATTACATTAGCTGAAGGTAGTAAAGAAATTACATTATTCGAAAACTAA
- the rplB gene encoding 50S ribosomal protein L2, which produces MGIRKYKPTTNGRRNMTSLDFAEITTNKPEKSLLQSKFRQAGRNNQGKITVRHHGGGHKKQYRIIDFKRNKDGIPGRVATIEYDPNRTANIALIHYADGEKRYIIAPKGLVVDMVIYSGEGADIKIGNALALKNIPVGTVVHNIELKPEKGGQLVRSAGTSAQVLGKEGTKYVLVRLNSGEVRMILAECRATIGQVGNEQHELVNIGKAGRSRWLGKRPTVRGSVMNPNDHPHGGGEGKAPIGRKSPMSPWGKPTLGKKTRKKTNKSDKFIVRGRKK; this is translated from the coding sequence ATGGGAATCAGAAAATATAAACCAACCACAAACGGTCGTCGTAACATGACTTCACTTGATTTTGCAGAGATTACTACTAATAAACCAGAGAAATCGTTGCTACAATCTAAGTTCCGTCAAGCTGGCCGTAACAACCAAGGTAAAATTACTGTTCGTCACCATGGTGGGGGACATAAGAAACAATACCGTATCATCGACTTTAAACGTAATAAAGATGGCATTCCAGGACGCGTTGCAACGATCGAATACGATCCAAACCGTACTGCTAATATCGCTTTAATTCATTACGCTGATGGAGAGAAACGTTACATCATCGCTCCTAAAGGTCTTGTTGTTGACATGGTAATCTATTCAGGCGAAGGCGCTGATATTAAAATCGGTAACGCTTTAGCTTTGAAAAACATTCCAGTAGGTACTGTCGTTCATAACATTGAACTTAAACCAGAAAAAGGTGGACAACTTGTTCGTTCTGCCGGTACTTCTGCTCAAGTTCTTGGTAAAGAAGGCACTAAATACGTACTTGTACGTTTAAACTCTGGAGAAGTTCGTATGATCTTGGCTGAATGTCGCGCGACAATCGGACAAGTTGGTAACGAACAACACGAATTAGTGAACATCGGTAAAGCTGGTCGTTCGCGTTGGTTAGGTAAACGTCCAACAGTTCGTGGTTCTGTAATGAACCCTAACGATCACCCACACGGTGGTGGTGAAGGTAAAGCTCCGATTGGTCGTAAATCACCAATGTCTCCATGGGGTAAACCAACTCTTGGTAAGAAAACACGTAAGAAAACGAACAAGTCCGATAAATTTATCGTTCGTGGACGTAAAAAATAA
- the rpsS gene encoding 30S ribosomal protein S19 — protein sequence MGRSLKKGPFADDHLVKKVEAAKTSEKKVVIKTWSRRSTIFPSFVGTTIAVYDGRKHVPVFIQEDMVGHKLGEFAPTRTYRGHGSDDKRTR from the coding sequence ATGGGTCGTAGTCTTAAAAAAGGACCTTTTGCTGATGATCACTTAGTTAAAAAAGTGGAAGCTGCAAAAACGTCTGAGAAAAAAGTTGTAATTAAAACTTGGTCACGCCGTTCTACAATCTTCCCATCATTTGTCGGCACTACAATTGCTGTCTATGATGGACGTAAACACGTTCCAGTTTTCATTCAAGAAGATATGGTTGGTCATAAACTAGGTGAATTTGCACCTACACGTACTTACCGTGGTCACGGTAGTGACGATAAAAGAACTCGTTAA
- the rpsC gene encoding 30S ribosomal protein S3, translating to MGQKINPIGMRVGIIRDWDAKWYAGKDYADLLHEDLHIREYIAKRLKDASVSRVEIERAAKRVNVSIHTAKPGMVIGKGGAEVETLRKALNDLTGKRVHINIVEIKRADLDAKLVGENIAQQLENRVSFRRALKQAMQRTMRAGAKGIKTQVSGRLGGADMARTEHYSEGTVPLHTLRADIDYAWEEADTTFGKLGVKVWIYRGEVLPTKKNIEKSEGGK from the coding sequence GTGGGTCAAAAAATTAATCCAATAGGTATGCGTGTTGGTATTATCCGTGACTGGGATGCCAAATGGTATGCTGGTAAAGATTACGCAGACTTATTACACGAAGATTTACACATTCGTGAATATATCGCTAAACGCTTAAAAGATGCTTCAGTTTCACGTGTTGAAATTGAACGTGCTGCAAAACGCGTTAACGTTTCGATTCATACTGCTAAACCAGGTATGGTTATTGGTAAAGGCGGAGCTGAAGTTGAAACTTTACGTAAAGCATTAAACGACTTAACAGGTAAACGTGTTCATATCAACATCGTTGAAATCAAACGTGCTGATCTTGATGCTAAATTAGTTGGGGAGAACATTGCTCAACAATTAGAAAACCGTGTATCATTCCGTCGTGCACTTAAACAAGCTATGCAACGTACTATGCGTGCAGGCGCTAAAGGGATCAAAACGCAAGTTTCTGGTCGTTTAGGCGGAGCTGACATGGCTCGTACAGAACATTATAGTGAAGGAACTGTTCCTCTTCATACATTACGCGCAGACATTGACTACGCATGGGAAGAAGCAGATACTACTTTTGGTAAACTAGGCGTTAAAGTTTGGATTTACCGCGGTGAAGTCCTTCCAACGAAGAAAAATATTGAAAAATCGGAAGGAGGCAAATAA
- the rplP gene encoding 50S ribosomal protein L16 yields MLVPKRVKYRREHRGKMRGFTKGGAEVAFGEYGLQAVESSWITNRQIEASRIAMTRFMKRGGKVWIKIFPHKSYTAKAIGVRMGSGKGAPEGWVSPVKRGKILFEVAGVPEDVAREALRLASHKLPIKTKFVKREEIGGDSNEN; encoded by the coding sequence ATGTTAGTACCTAAACGTGTTAAATATCGTAGAGAACACCGTGGGAAAATGCGTGGTTTTACTAAAGGCGGCGCAGAAGTAGCATTCGGTGAATACGGCTTACAAGCTGTTGAATCATCATGGATCACTAACCGTCAAATCGAAGCATCTCGTATTGCTATGACTCGTTTTATGAAACGTGGCGGTAAGGTTTGGATTAAAATCTTCCCTCATAAATCATACACTGCTAAAGCAATCGGTGTTCGTATGGGTTCTGGTAAAGGTGCTCCTGAAGGTTGGGTAAGTCCAGTTAAACGTGGCAAGATTCTTTTTGAAGTTGCCGGCGTTCCTGAAGATGTAGCTCGCGAAGCTCTTCGATTGGCATCACATAAATTGCCAATCAAAACAAAATTCGTAAAACGTGAAGAAATTGGTGGTGACTCAAATGAAAACTAA
- the rpmC gene encoding 50S ribosomal protein L29: MKTKEIRDLSTTEIQSKEKELKEELFNLRFQLATGQLENTARIRQVRKAIARVKTIVRERELA, encoded by the coding sequence ATGAAAACTAAAGAAATTCGTGACTTGTCCACTACTGAAATTCAATCAAAAGAAAAAGAGTTAAAAGAAGAGTTATTCAACTTACGTTTCCAACTTGCAACGGGTCAATTAGAAAACACTGCTCGCATTCGTCAAGTACGTAAAGCAATTGCTCGTGTTAAAACTATCGTTCGCGAACGTGAATTAGCGTAA
- the rpsQ gene encoding 30S ribosomal protein S17, with the protein MSESNQRKVYTGRVVSDKMDKTITVVVEGVKKHKLYGKRVKYSKKFKAHDENNTAKVNDIVRIEETRPLSATKRFRIVEIVETAVVI; encoded by the coding sequence ATGTCAGAAAGTAATCAACGTAAAGTATACACTGGCCGTGTTGTTTCAGATAAGATGGACAAAACAATTACTGTAGTAGTTGAAGGTGTCAAAAAACATAAGTTATACGGCAAACGTGTGAAATACTCGAAAAAATTCAAAGCACATGATGAAAATAATACAGCTAAAGTTAACGATATCGTTCGTATTGAAGAAACTCGTCCGTTATCAGCTACTAAACGCTTCCGCATCGTTGAAATCGTGGAAACTGCTGTTGTTATCTAA
- the rplN gene encoding 50S ribosomal protein L14, whose protein sequence is MIQQESRMKVADNSGAREVLTIKVLGGSGRKTAGIGDIVVATVKNATPGGVVKKGEVVKAVIVRTKSGARRPDGSYIKFDENACVIIKDDKSPKGTRIFGPVARELRESNFMKIVSLAPEVL, encoded by the coding sequence GTGATTCAACAAGAAAGTAGAATGAAAGTCGCTGACAACTCTGGTGCTCGCGAAGTTTTAACAATTAAGGTACTTGGTGGATCTGGCCGCAAAACTGCTGGCATCGGTGATATCGTTGTAGCTACTGTTAAAAATGCAACACCAGGTGGCGTTGTCAAAAAAGGTGAAGTTGTTAAAGCTGTCATCGTTCGTACTAAGTCTGGCGCTCGTCGTCCTGACGGTTCTTACATCAAATTTGACGAAAACGCATGCGTTATCATCAAAGATGACAAGAGTCCTAAAGGAACTCGTATTTTCGGACCTGTTGCACGTGAATTACGTGAAAGCAACTTCATGAAAATCGTTTCTCTTGCTCCAGAAGTACTTTAA
- the rplX gene encoding 50S ribosomal protein L24, whose amino-acid sequence MHLKKGDKVQVLAGKDKGKQGVILSIIAKKDRVIVEGINMIKKHAKPSNDNPQGGILNIEAPIHMSNVALLDPKSGKPTRVGYKIVGDEKVRVAKKSGEVIK is encoded by the coding sequence ATGCATCTAAAAAAAGGTGATAAAGTTCAAGTATTAGCAGGAAAAGATAAAGGTAAACAAGGCGTTATCTTATCAATCATCGCTAAAAAAGATCGCGTCATTGTAGAAGGTATCAACATGATTAAAAAACATGCTAAACCATCGAATGATAACCCTCAAGGTGGTATTTTAAATATCGAAGCACCGATTCATATGTCAAACGTTGCTCTTCTTGACCCTAAATCTGGTAAACCAACTCGCGTTGGATACAAGATTGTTGGAGACGAAAAAGTACGTGTAGCTAAAAAATCAGGTGAAGTAATTAAATAA